A DNA window from Malus domestica chromosome 12, GDT2T_hap1 contains the following coding sequences:
- the LOC108172027 gene encoding low temperature-induced protein lt101.2-like, whose translation MRTCVEVVCAIILPPVGVIIRYGCAVEFWIALLLTLFGYIPGIIYALYVILRETS comes from the exons ATGAGGACATGCGTAGAAGTCGTGTGTGCCATAATTCTTCCACCAGTTGGCGTCATCATTCGCTATGGCTGTGCG GTGGAGTTTTGGATTGCCTTATTGCTGACGCTATTTGGGTATATACCAGGAATTATATATGCACTTTATGTCATATTACGAGAAACTTCCTAA